The following are from one region of the Ischnura elegans chromosome 12, ioIscEleg1.1, whole genome shotgun sequence genome:
- the LOC124168972 gene encoding ATP-dependent RNA helicase vasa-like, which yields MDDDWNDDYSAPQQPSEDAFSSAVDRGTGYGRGRGLKIPADNDDHSPGFSSFGGGENNGYGDHGNDNFGRSSFGSRGSRGGFRGGDRGGGDRGGRGRRGGGGGFRGGRGRDSDDDNDDRQNGDNGYGGGGGDGYRGRGGRGGGRGRGDRGDREDGRPGSGDGGDEKPREHYIPPEPSDMPEEIFGSGISSGINFSKYDDIQIKVSGNQPPRSIESFRGSGLRPILVENIERCHYSKPTPVQKNAIPIIMGGRDLMACAQTGSGKTAAFLLPIIHNILENPTGDDGDDGGYNSSVKPLAVIVSPTRELAIQIFNESRKFAHSSVIRSCVVYGGTSTVHQMGQVRKGCHVLVATPGRLQDMVDKGVIAFNSVRFFVLDEADRMLDMGFMPAVEKLLEHSTMVETGRRQTLMFSATFPEEIQKLAGKFLHDYIFLAVGIVGGACSDVEQRIYEVTKFEKRKKLVSLLQESADLERTLVFVEQKRLADFIAAFLSEQQFPTTSIHGDRLQSQREGALADFKRGTMPILVATAVAARGLDIKDVAHVVNFDLPKSIDEYVHRIGRTGRVGNRGKATSFYDPDQDGALAKDLVKILKQANQDIPPFLESAASAGGFSSGYSGGGRYGGRDVRRFDDQGSSDFQPAAEDGESWE from the exons ATGGATGACGATTGGAATGATGACTACTCCGCGCCACAGCAACCTAGTGAG GATGCCTTTTCGTCGGCAGTAGATAGAGGTACCGGTTATGGCAGGGGTCGAGGCCTGAAAATACCCGCAGACAATGATGACCATTCTCCAGGATTCTCATCGTTTGGAGGTGGAGAGAATAATGGTTATGGGGACCACGGAAATGATAATTTCGGACGTAGTTCGTTTGGGTCAAGAGGATCTCGCGGTGGTTTTCGTGGCGGTGACAGAGGCGGGGGAGATAGAGGCGGCAGAGGTAGAAGAGGCGGCGGCGGTGGATTCAGAGGTGGTCGTGGACGTGATAGCGACGATGACAACGATGACAGGCAAAATGGTG ATAATGGTTACGGTGGCGGCGGCGGGGACGGATACcgtgggaggggaggaagaggtGGTGGTCGTGGACGAGGAGACCGTGGTGATCGCGAAGATGGGCGGCCGGGGTCTGGAGATGGCGGAG atGAAAAGCCTAGGGAACACTACATACCACCTGAACCTTCTGATATGCCTGAAGAAATCTTTGGCAGTGGAATATCCTCTGGTATTAACTTCAGCAAATATGATGACATTCAAATTAAA GTCTCTGGAAACCAACCACCTAGGAGTATTGAAAGCTTCAGGGGGAGTGGTCTAAGGCCTATTTTAGTAGAAAACATAGAGAGATGTCATTATAGTAAGCCAACCCCAGTCCAGAAAAATGCCATCCCTATTATCATGGGTGGTCGCGATTTGATGGCATGTGCCCAAACAGGATCTGGGAAAACG GCTGCCTTCCTTCTACCCATCATTCACAATATTTTGGAAAATCCAACGGGAGATGACGGTGATGATGGTGGCTACAATTCTAGTGTGAAACCATTAGCTGTAATTGTGTCACCAACTAGGGAGCTTGcgattcaaatatttaatgaatcTAGAAAATTTGCTCATTCCTCGGTCATTAGGTCATGTGTTGTCTATGGAGGAACTTCCACTGTGCATCAAATGGGCCAAGTCAGG AAAGGATGCCATGTTTTGGTTGCAACTCCAGGAAGACTGCAGGACATGGTTGATAAAGGAGTCATAGCTTTTAATTCTGTTAGGTTTTTCGTCTTGGATGAAGCTGATCGTATGTTGGACATGGGATTCATGCCGGCTGTTGAGAAATTATTGGAACACTCAACAATGGTTGAGACC GGTCGCAGGCAGACTCTCATGTTTTCCGCCACATTTCCCGAAGAGATACAAAAATTGGCTGGGAAGTTCTTGCATGACTACATTTTCTTAGCCGTTGGTATTGTTGGTGGGGCATGCTCAGATGTGGAGCAGAGGATTTATGAGGTGACAAAGTTCGAAAAACGGAAGAAGCTTGTCAGTTTGCTGCAAGAATCTGCAG ATTTGGAGAGGACACTGGTCTTTGTAGAACAAAAAAGGCTTGCAGATTTCATTGCTGCATTTCTTTCTGAGCAACAATTTCCCACCACCAGCATTCACGGTGATAGATTGCAGAGTCAGCGTGAAGGAGCTCTCGCTGACTTCAAGAGGGGCACCATGCCAATCCTTGTAGCCACTGCAGTTGCAGCCCGAGGCCTTG aTATTAAGGATGTGGCTCATGTTGTTAACTTTGACTTGCCTAAGTCAATTGatgaatatgttcatcgaatcgGTAGAACTGGAAGAGTGGGGAACAGAGGTAAAGCTACAAGTTTCTATGACCCAGACCAGGATGGAGCTTTGGCCAAAGATTTGGTCAAAATTCTCAAACAG GCCAATCAAGATATACCTCCGTTCCTAGAGTCTGCTGCATCTGCTGGTGGATTTTCATCTGGATATTCTGGTGGTGGAAGATATGGTGGCAGAGATGTCCGTCGG TTTGATGACCAAGGATCTTCTGATTTCCAGCCAGCGGCTGAAGATGGAGAAAGTTGGGAATGA